From Micromonospora echinaurantiaca:
CGCGGCCAGGTCACCGACGGCGAGCGGCTGGTGTACGGGGTGCGGCCCGAGTACCTCGACTACTCCCCCACCCCGGTCCCCGGCGCGCTGACCGGACAGGTCGTGGTGGTGGAGAACCTGGGCAGCGTCTCCCTGGTCTCGCTGGACGTGCCCGGCGACGACACCGCCGACGCCGCCGACGCCGACGCGACCGGCGACGGCGGCACAGCCGGGGACGGCGGCGGGCGGACCAGCGTGCAGGTGGTGGTCGCCGAGGGCGGCGAACCCGAACCGGGCGACACCGGCTGGGTGGTGCCCCGGCCCGGCCGGTCACTGCTCTACCGCGACGGCGACCTGGTCACCGCCGGCGAGACGGCCAGCGTGCCGGCCCCACGCGCCGGTGCCGGCGTACAGGGCTGAACATGGTCACGCACCGGGGCAGGTGGACCCTCCAGGACCGGGCCGACGACGTGCTGCGGTCCCTGCCGGTCACCGTCGCGCCCGGCACCGCCGCGCTCACCGTCCGGCTGGACTACCCGCGCGCGGCCGGGGTGCTCGACCTCGGCTGCGTCGGGCCGGCCGGCTTCCGCGGCTGGTCCGGCGGCGCCCGCGACGGCTACACGATCACCGCCGACTGGGCCACCCCCGGCTACCTCCCCGGCGAACTGGAACCCGGCGAGTGGCAGGTGCTGCTGCGGCTGCACCGCATCCCGCCCGACGGGCTGGCGTACGAGGTCACCGCCACCACCAGCACCGCCGCGCCACCCGCACCCGAGCCGCCCGCCGCGCCGCCCCGCCCGGACCGGCCGCCCCGCCGGGACCTGCCCGGCGTCGACGGCCGGCACTGGCTCGCCGGCGACCTGCACGCGCACACCGTGCACAGCGACGGCGCGCAGACCATCGACGAACTCGCCGCCCTCGCCGCCTCCCGCGGCCTGGACTTCCTCGCCGTCACCGACCACAACACCGTCAGCCACCACCCGTGGCTGCCGGCCGCCTCCACCCGCTACGGCATCAGCCTGCTGCCCGGCCAGGAGGTGACCACCGACCGGGGGCACGCCAACGTCTTCGGCCCGGTGAGCTGGGTCGACTTCCGCCGGCCACCGGACGAGTGGCTCGCCGCCGCCCGGCGCGACGGCGGGCTGATGTCGGTCAACCACCCGCTCGGCGGCGACTGCGCCTGGCGGCAGCCGCTGGCCGACCGCACCCCGCTGGTTGAGGTCTGGCACTCCGGCTGGTGGGACCGCACCTGGGGCGCCCCGCTGGCCTGGGCGCGGGCGTGGCGGGCGGACGTCGTACCGGTCGGCGGCAGCGACTACCACCGCCCCGGCGCCGACGCGCTGCCCGGCTCCCCCACCACCTGGGTGCTCGCCGACCGCGACGCCGCACCCGAGCACGCCGTGCTGGACGCGCTGCGCGGCGGTCGTACCGCCATCTCCGCCGACCCGGACGGGCCGCTGCTGCTGCGCCTCGGCGACGAGCTGCTGGTGCTCGACGCCGACGGCGCGCTGCTGGCCTACCCGGACGGGCGGCACCGGCTGGTCCGCGGCGACCGGTGCCTGCTGCCGGCCGGCGACGGGCTGCACGTCCTGGAGTCCCACCGCATGGAGGTGATCGCACTGTGCAGCTGACCGGACGCACACGGGTGGCCGGCGCACCCGTCAACTACGGCATCTACCAGCCCACCGGCGCACCCGTCGGCCCCGACGACCTGCTCGCGGCGCTGGCCGACGACGGCTACACCGGGGTGGACTCCGGCCCGATCGGCTACCTCGGCACCGGCGAGGCCCTCGCCCGCCGGCTGGACGCGACCGGCATCGCGCTCGCCGGCGGCTGGGTCGACCTGCGCTTCGCCGACCCGGCCGGCTTCGCCGAGGACCTGGCCCAGCTCGACGCGGCGCTCGACGTGTTCACCGCCGCGCCGGCCGACGACCCCCGGTTCGCGCCCCGGCCGACCCTGGCCTGCCCCGGCAACCCGGCCCGGATGGCCCGCCCCGGCACCCCGACCGACCTGACCTCGGCGCTGCCCGCCGCCGCCTGGCCGGACTTCGCGGCCCGGGTGCAGCAGGCCGCCGACCGGTGCCGCGACCGCGGCCTGGAACCGGTGTTCCACTACCACCTCGGCACCGACGTGGAGACCGAGGCGGAGGCCGACCGGCTGCTCGAACTCACCGACATCGCCATCTGCCTGGACACCGGGCACCTGGCGCTGGCCGGCGGCGACCCGGTGGCCGCGGCACGCCGCTGGGCCGGGCGGATCGGCCAGGTGCACCTGAAGGACGCCGACCTCGCCGCGCACGCCCGGGTCCGGGCCGCCGGCGGCGGGCTGATGGACGTGGTCGCCGCCGGTGGCTTCTGCGCCCTGGGCCGCGGCGACGTCGACCTCGCCGGGGTGCTCGCCGGCCTCGACGCCACCGGCTACACCGGCTGGCTGGTGATCGAGCAGGACGCCCCCGCCGACGGCCGGGACCTCGACCGGATCCGCGCCGACCAGCACGCCAACCTCCGCTGGCTGCAGGAGGCGCTGCGATGACCGAGCCGGGCAAGCGGATCCGGATCGCGGTGGCCGGGCTGGGCATCATCGCCCGCACCGTGCACCTGCCGCTGCTGCAACGCCGGGGCGACCTGTTCGAGACCGTCGCGCTGGCCGACCTGTCCCCGACCCGGGTCGCCGAGCTGGGCGAGCGGTACGGCGTGGAACCGGCCCGCCGGTACACCGACGCGGCCCGGATGGTGACCGACGGCGGTTGCGACGCTGTGCTGCTGGCCACCTCCGGCTCGCACGGCGAGCTGGCCGCGCTGGCGCTGCGCGCCGGGCTGCCGGTGCTCTGCGAGAAGCCGCTGGCGTACACGCTCGCCGAAACCGACCGGCTGACCGACCTGGCCGGCGGTGGCACCGCCCTGATGGTCGGTTACATGAAGCAGTACGACCCGGCGGTGGCCGAGGCGGCACGGCTGCTCGCCGAGCTGGGCGGCGCGGAGCGGGTACACGCGGTGGAGGTGACCGTGCTGCACGCCGGCGGCGACCGGCAGCTGCGCTTCGCCAACCTGCCCCCGGCCCCCAGCGACGTGCCGGCCGAGGAGGCGGCCCGGTTCACCGCCGCCGACCGGGCGCTGCTGGACGCCGCCGTCGGCGCCGACCCGGGCGCCCGCACCCTCTACCAGATCCTGATCAACAGCATCTCGCACGACCTCTCCCTGCTGCGGCTCTTCACCGGCGCGCCGGCCACCGTGGAGCAGGTGGCCACCTGGCCGCTCGCCCCGGCCGGCCCGGCCGAGCCGTCGGTGGAGATCAGCGGGCGACTGCCCGGCGGCGCCCGCTACGGCATCCGCTGGCTCAACCTGCCGGACTACCCGGCCTACCGGGAGACGGTCACCCTGCACCACGCCAGCGGCTCACTGGAGCTGGTGTTCCCCTCGCCGTACCTGCTCAACGCGCCCACCACGCTGACCGTGGTGGACGAGCACGGCGGCGGCGAGCGGCGAGCCACGTTCCGATCGGTGACCGAGGCGTTCGAGCAGGAACTGGTCGCGTTCCACGCGATGGTGACCGGGGGCGCCGCGCCGCTGACCGGCATCGCCGAGGGCGCGGCCGACGTACGGACCAGCCAGCAGGTGGTACGCCGCTACGGGGAGCTGACCGGGGCGGCGATCGGCGGAGAGGCGGCGAGCTGATGGGGCGACCGACCGAGATCATCGTGGTGCCGCACACCCACTGGGACCGGGAGTGGTACGAGCCGTTCCAGCGGTTCCGGCTGCGGCTGGTGGCGCTGCTCGACGAGGTGTTCGACCGGATGGAGCGCGACCCGCGGCAGCGGTTCACCCTGGACGGGCAGCTCGCCGCGGTCGACGACTACCTGGAGGTCCGCCCGGAACGGCGGGAGCAGGTGATCGCCCTGGTCCGCGCCGGGCGGCTGGCGGTGGGCCCGTGGCAGATCCTGCTGGACGAGTTCCTCTGCTCCGGGGAGAACATCGTCCGCAACCTGGAACGCGGGCTGGCCCGCAGCGCGGACCTGGGCGGCGCCATGCCGGTCGGCTACCTGCCCGACATGTTCGGCCACATCGCCCAGATGCCGCAGCTGCTGGCCGGCGCGGGGCTGGCCCACGCCTGCGTGTTCCGCGGCGTGCCGGAGCGGATGCACCGGCACGCGTTCGCCTGGCAGGCGCCCGACGGCACCACCGTGCGCACCGAGTACCTGCCCGGCGGCTACGGCAACGCGGCCGGGCTGATGGAGGACCCGGCGCAGATCACCCGCCGGGCCGCCGACCTGGCCGGCACGCTCGCCGAGTGGCGGTTCGCCGGCGAGGACACCCCGGCGCTGGCGATGTACGGCACCGACCACGCCGCCCCGGCACCGGACGCCCCCGACCTGCTCGCCGCCGCCGACCTCGCCGACACCCGGCTGCGGCTGGGCACCCTCGCCGAGTACTTCGCCACCCAACCGACCACCGTCGACGGTCTGCCCGTCGTCCGGGGCGAGCTGCGCTCGCACGCCCGGGCCAACATCCTGCCCGGCGTGATCTCCGTCCGGGCGCACCTGAAGCGGGCGATGAACCGCGCCGAGCGGCGGGTCGAGCGGTACGCCGAACCGCTCGCCGCGCTCACCCACGACGCCTCGGTGCAGCGCTTCCTCGACATGGCCTGGACCCGGCTGATCGACGCCAGCTGCCATGACTCGGTGACCGGCTGCGGCTGCGACGAGACCGCCGAGCAGGTCGCCGCCCGGCTCGCCGAGGCCGACCAGCTCGGCCGGGCGGTCTGCGACCTGGTCGGCGCGCGGCTGGCCGCGGCCGTGCCCCGGGACGGCTACCTGGTGTTCAACCCCACCCCGGCGGCCCGCACCGCGCTGGTCTTCCTGGACGTGGCGGCACCGGCCGACGCCACCGTGGCGGTGGCCGACGCCGCCGGCCGCGGCGTCGCCGCCCAGGTCCTCGACCGGGGCCGGACGCTGCTCGCCGACGACGTGGTGCCGGCGGCCGACCTGCCGGCCGTACTCACCCGGGTGCACGGCCGGGAACTCTACGGCCAGGAGGTCGCCGCCTGGTCGGTGTCGCCGGACGACGCCACCCTGACCTTCCAGGTGGCCCGGCACGGCGACCCGGCCTTCGACGTGGCGGACGTGCGGCTGGCGCTGGCCGCCGCCGGGCGGCACGACCGGTGGCGGGTACGCATCCTCGCCGCGCCCCGCGCCACCGTCGCCGCCCTGGTCGAGGTGCCGCCGCTCGGGCGCGCCGCCGTGCGGCCGGTGCCCCTGCCGGCGACGGCGGATCCCCGGTTCGCCGCGGTGACGGTGGCCGGCCGCAGCGTCGACAACGGGCTGCTGCGGGTCGACGTCGCCGAGGACGGCACGCTGGCGCTGACCACCCCGGACGGGGTGACGGTGGACGGGGTCGGCCGGGTGGTCGACGGCGGTGACGTGGGCGACAGCTACAACTACGCCCCGCCGGCCGCCGACGAGGTGATCGACAAGCCGCGCGCGGTGCACACGGTGGTCCGCCACGACGGGCCGCTGGTCGCCGTCCTGGACGTGGTGCGGGAGTACCGCTGGCCGGTGGCCGCGGACGTCGACGCCGGTTCCCGCGCGGTCGACCACGAGCCGATCGTCGTCACCACCCGGGTGGAGCTGCGCTGTGGTGAGCCGTTCGCCCGGCTGCGGGTCGAGTTCGACAACCGC
This genomic window contains:
- a CDS encoding CehA/McbA family metallohydrolase — protein: MVTHRGRWTLQDRADDVLRSLPVTVAPGTAALTVRLDYPRAAGVLDLGCVGPAGFRGWSGGARDGYTITADWATPGYLPGELEPGEWQVLLRLHRIPPDGLAYEVTATTSTAAPPAPEPPAAPPRPDRPPRRDLPGVDGRHWLAGDLHAHTVHSDGAQTIDELAALAASRGLDFLAVTDHNTVSHHPWLPAASTRYGISLLPGQEVTTDRGHANVFGPVSWVDFRRPPDEWLAAARRDGGLMSVNHPLGGDCAWRQPLADRTPLVEVWHSGWWDRTWGAPLAWARAWRADVVPVGGSDYHRPGADALPGSPTTWVLADRDAAPEHAVLDALRGGRTAISADPDGPLLLRLGDELLVLDADGALLAYPDGRHRLVRGDRCLLPAGDGLHVLESHRMEVIALCS
- a CDS encoding sugar phosphate isomerase/epimerase family protein produces the protein MQLTGRTRVAGAPVNYGIYQPTGAPVGPDDLLAALADDGYTGVDSGPIGYLGTGEALARRLDATGIALAGGWVDLRFADPAGFAEDLAQLDAALDVFTAAPADDPRFAPRPTLACPGNPARMARPGTPTDLTSALPAAAWPDFAARVQQAADRCRDRGLEPVFHYHLGTDVETEAEADRLLELTDIAICLDTGHLALAGGDPVAAARRWAGRIGQVHLKDADLAAHARVRAAGGGLMDVVAAGGFCALGRGDVDLAGVLAGLDATGYTGWLVIEQDAPADGRDLDRIRADQHANLRWLQEALR
- a CDS encoding Gfo/Idh/MocA family protein; this translates as MTEPGKRIRIAVAGLGIIARTVHLPLLQRRGDLFETVALADLSPTRVAELGERYGVEPARRYTDAARMVTDGGCDAVLLATSGSHGELAALALRAGLPVLCEKPLAYTLAETDRLTDLAGGGTALMVGYMKQYDPAVAEAARLLAELGGAERVHAVEVTVLHAGGDRQLRFANLPPAPSDVPAEEAARFTAADRALLDAAVGADPGARTLYQILINSISHDLSLLRLFTGAPATVEQVATWPLAPAGPAEPSVEISGRLPGGARYGIRWLNLPDYPAYRETVTLHHASGSLELVFPSPYLLNAPTTLTVVDEHGGGERRATFRSVTEAFEQELVAFHAMVTGGAAPLTGIAEGAADVRTSQQVVRRYGELTGAAIGGEAAS
- a CDS encoding glycoside hydrolase family 38 N-terminal domain-containing protein, translated to MGRPTEIIVVPHTHWDREWYEPFQRFRLRLVALLDEVFDRMERDPRQRFTLDGQLAAVDDYLEVRPERREQVIALVRAGRLAVGPWQILLDEFLCSGENIVRNLERGLARSADLGGAMPVGYLPDMFGHIAQMPQLLAGAGLAHACVFRGVPERMHRHAFAWQAPDGTTVRTEYLPGGYGNAAGLMEDPAQITRRAADLAGTLAEWRFAGEDTPALAMYGTDHAAPAPDAPDLLAAADLADTRLRLGTLAEYFATQPTTVDGLPVVRGELRSHARANILPGVISVRAHLKRAMNRAERRVERYAEPLAALTHDASVQRFLDMAWTRLIDASCHDSVTGCGCDETAEQVAARLAEADQLGRAVCDLVGARLAAAVPRDGYLVFNPTPAARTALVFLDVAAPADATVAVADAAGRGVAAQVLDRGRTLLADDVVPAADLPAVLTRVHGRELYGQEVAAWSVSPDDATLTFQVARHGDPAFDVADVRLALAAAGRHDRWRVRILAAPRATVAALVEVPPLGRAAVRPVPLPATADPRFAAVTVAGRSVDNGLLRVDVAEDGTLALTTPDGVTVDGVGRVVDGGDVGDSYNYAPPAADEVIDKPRAVHTVVRHDGPLVAVLDVVREYRWPVAADVDAGSRAVDHEPIVVTTRVELRCGEPFARLRVEFDNRCDDHRVRLHLPLPSPADTSFAEGQFAVVERGLTAEGGGGEVPLPTFPANGFVAAGGPDGALAVLLTQPTEYELTDSGRELAVTLLRSIGMLSRNRHALRDEPAGPQLPTPEAQCRGLRTVELAVLPYRGGWHSAGVLAAAEAYRHELLAFPGTADAAIDLPAPTVGLAVDGPGVALTSVRDRAGRTEVRLVAQTPADTVAVLGGAAVREACRADLLGRPGEPLAVDGDGLVRVPLRAWEIATVQLDLS